A single window of Neospora caninum Liverpool complete genome, chromosome XII DNA harbors:
- a CDS encoding putative ubiquitin produces the protein MATCTVVVTDYTGGRQGADKDKLEVAINLDITVGELKQKLIDMRPGLDASRVLLYMGKIRMDDSKKVVVYNKSKRARIALELYDIFEIKVKVKTLQHCGSGACVMMPLWAFCCRQTYVLEVPDHETVGFLRRRVCEELGDNENYPLSKIKLGFDRRLLADDLEELRSIGIKDGSTVTLFVKLFYFNTQKAAGDAEEKNGASVPPAPEKQESAQDE, from the exons ATGGCGACGTGCACTGTTGTCGTAACGGACTACACAGGAGGCCGGCAGGGCGCTGACAAGGATAAGCTGGAGGTTGCAATCAATCTGGACATAACCGTTGGAGAATTAAAGCAAAAACTAATCGACATGAGGCCGGGGCTGGATGCATCCCGAGTCCTACTGTACATGGGAAAAATCAGGATGGACGACTCCAAAAAAGTTGTCGTGTACAACAAATCAAAAAGAGCAAGAATAGCACTCGAATTGTATGACATTTTCGAAATCAAAGTGAAGGTCAAGACCCTGCAAC ACTGCGGATCTGGAGCTTGTGTAATGATGCCCCTGTGGGCATTCTGCTGCCGACAAACCTACGTCTTGGAGGTCCCCGATCACGAGACAGTCGGTTTCCTGAGGAGACGGGTCTGTGAAGAACTCGGCGATAATGAGAA TTACCCCCTAAGTAAAATCAAGCTGGGCTTTGATCGGAGACTATTGGCCGACGACTTGGAGGAACTTCGAAGTATTGGTATTAAAGATGGCAGCACGGTTACTCTCTTTGTGAAGCTCTTCTATTTCAACACGCAAAAGGCGGCGGGAGatgcggaggagaagaatGGTGCTTCTGTACCCCCTGCGCCTGAAAAACAAGAGAGTGCACAGGACGAGTAG